The following is a genomic window from Nocardioides thalensis.
GGCGACCACGGACCAAGTCGCGGCGTGCGTCGCCGACGTCGACGCGGCGCTCGATGCCTGCCCGGTCGACCCGGCCGGCGCCGCCTCCGTCGTCGGCATCGCCGGCACGATCACCACCATCGCCGCCGGCGTGCTGGGGCTCGATGCCTACGACCGGTCGCGCATCGACCGGCAGGTGCTCGCGGTCGCCGACGTGCACCGGGTCGCCGGTGAGCTGGTCGCGATGACCGTCGCCGACCGGCGCGCGCTCGGCTACATGCATCCCGGCCGCGCCGACGTGATCGACGCCGGCGCCCTGATCCTCGACCGGATACTGCGCCGTACGGCGCTGGAGACGATGACCGTCGCGGAGACCGACATCCTCGACGGCATCGCTTGGAGCCTGGTCTAGACCATTCGCCCGGTCGTCTGGGCCAGTTGCGGCAAATTCGTCACATCTTCCGGGCGATCGATGTTTCCTGTGGGCACTGCTCCCCATGGAAACCAGGCCCCCATGAACAGGTTCCCCATGCGGCCCACCACCCTGTCCGGTCGCGCGCTCGCCCATCTGGTCGCCCTCGTCGTGCTGCTCGCCGGTGCCGGAGGGCTCCTCGCCGCGCCGGCCAGGGCCGCGGGCGACGGCGTCCTCAACCTGACCATGACGCCGGTCGACGCGAGCAACGGCAACTCGCTCGTCACCGACGCGCGGAACGGCGCCGGCCCAGCGGGATACGCGACCAACAACCGGATCACCTATCTCGTGCAGTACAGCTGCGGCGTGGTTGCCTGCGACAACACGAGGGTGCAGATGTCCACGCCGCCCTCCGACCCCCTCGGCCTCTTGCCCAGCGGCCAGTTCATCCTGCTGTACGACGCGTTCGCAGCCGGGTCGTCGGGCGGCACGATCTCCGGCACCGACGCGACCGGCAAGGTGGTCAGCCTCGGCAACCTCGCGGCCGGCACGTCCGGCACGTTCGCGGTCACCTACCGGTACCAGTCGACGTCCAACCGCGAGGTCCCGAACGGATCGTTCTACCCCGAGGGCTTCGCGATCGACATGTCGGCGGTGATCTCCTCCGACACTGCGACCGGACCGGTCACTGCGAACGCCGCCGATGTCACCTGGCACCTCGACTCGCCGAACGGCGCGGCGCCGTACGGCCCCACCGCGGTGATGGGTCCCGCCGGCGGGACGTTCCGCCCGGGCGTCCCCGTGAACCTCCAGGTCGCCGTCAACGGCGGCAACATGGTCGTGAACCCCGGCTCCAACGTCGCGGGCAGCGCTGATCGCTACGCGGTCGGCAACTACACCATCACCTACCAGGTGCCGCCCCAGGCGACGATCGAGGCGGTCACGCTGATGGGGAACCCCGACCCGACGGCGGTCATCGACAACGTCAACCACACGGTCACGTGGACCAAGGGGACGAACCCCAACCCGGTGTACGGGGCCCGCGGCACGTGGGGGATCGCCTCGCTCGGTGGCTTCAACAGCGGCGGTCCGGGCGTGAACAACGGAGCACACCCGGATTCGCAGGCGTTCTGGAACCCCCGCTCGGTCCGGGTCACGTTCGACGGTACGCAGTTCCCCGGCGCTGACGCGACCGGCTGCAACTTCCCGACCGCGGAGGTGCAGAGCTCGCTCGACGTGTCGGTGACCTACGTGGATCCTGCGCGGACCACGAAGACGATCAACGGCCAGAAGATGAACGCGAAGGTTGCATGCGTCTCGCCGTTCGGCGGGCTGGGGGTCGACAAGCGCGTCGCCGGCGGCCTCGCGGGGCAGTTCGCGTTCGGCGACGGCAACCTCGGCGGCAACCCGGCCGTCTACGCGACCAACGTGCCGGCACCGGGCGAGCCGCCCGTGGTGCGTAGCTGGCAGGTCTCGGCGTTCAACCACGGCAACGTCCCCGGGGTCGCGGTGATCGAGGAGCCCGACCTCGTCCACGACCACATCAAGGTCAACCAGATCACCCCGACCGGCATCTCGGCGGCGGGAGCCCCGACCAGCGTCGGCGCCAGGATCGAGTGGTCGGCCGTCGACGGCAACGGCAACATCACCAACGGCAGCGACTACCGCGCCAGCGGCGCGCCGCTGAACGCGCCGCCCGGCGGGTGGTTCACGAGCGCGACCGCGACGACGGACCCGATCGCACCCGGCCGGGTGCTCCCCACGGACAACACCCAGGAAGGTGCTGTCGTCAGCTTCCGGTACGCCGTCGACGACGGCGCGATCCCGTTCGTCGGCCAGCGGCGCACCAACACCGCTCACATCACGATGACCTATCCGGGCTACGGCAACGACCCGGGTGAGCAGCCGATCAGGACGCTTACGGGAGCGCCCATGGACGTCGAGCCGAGAGGCGACGCCGTGCGGACGGTCCAGTACACCAAGCCGTCACCGGTCCTCCTTGCCGCGTTCGACGGGAACCCCGTCGTCGCGGGCGGCGGCTCGCTCACCGCCGTTGCTCCCGGCACCGAGGTCACGTGGAGCATCAACGGGTCGACGAACGACGTATGGCCGGGCACCCAGATCACACCACAGCTGATGTTCGTCGCTCCCGCCGGCTGGACGATCAAGCCGGGGTCGGCCGTGATGGGCGGCAACGCACCCGGGGGTGTGCAGCTGCAGTACGCCACCCGCACCGTGGACGGGGTGCAGCGCGAGGTCGTGATCGCGACCTGGCCCGGGCCGGTTTCGCCGAGCACGACGGTCCGCGACTTCTTCGGCTCGATGAGCGTCACCGCCGTACCCCTGCCGACGGCGCCCGCGGGCGTGCAGGCCGTCGCCGCGGCCGTCGCCGGTGACGCGAGCGGCACGTGGACCGACGCTGTCGGTGAGGGCTACCTCCTCAACGACAACCAGTTCCGGGCATCGACGGTGATTCACGTCGACGCCGGGGACCTCGACCAGGACAGCAAGCTGACCGAGGAGTTCGCACGGACCAACAGCACCTCCGACGTGCGCGTCACCGCGCTGCCCGGCTTCACCGTCTCCAAGGAGATCTGCGACCCGGATCCCGCCCTGCCCAGCGGCTGCGAATGGGTCGTCGCCGGCCCGACCGACCCGGTGGCGCTCCCCACGGACGAGGAGATCAAGTACCGCGTCACGATGACGAACTCCGGGAACGTCAACCTCACCAACGCTGTCGCCGTCGACGTCCTGCCGTACGACGGCGACGGCCGAGGCTCCGAGTTCGACCAGACCTTCGCGGGTTCCACGGACGTGGGTGCGGGGATCGTGCTGAGCTACTCGACCTCGCGGACACCTGGCGCGGGTGACTGGACCGCTCCCGCTGCGGGAGCGGCCGCCGTCCGGCTCACCGCCGCCAGCCTGCCGATCGGCGCTTCCCGATCCGTCGTGCTGACCACGGACCCTGTCAACGGGGCGGCCGGTGACCTGAGCTGCAACAACCTGACCGTGAGCAGCGCGCAGACCATCGCGGCCACCACCACCCGACGGTGCGCGGAGCTGTTCGCCGTCACGCCGCCCGACCCCGAGCTCGCGCTGGTGAAGGAGGCCGAGCTCACCACCGACGCAGGCACGACCGGCGTGGCGGACGCGGGGGACGTCATCACCTACACGTTCACCGTCGACAACCTCGGCCCGAGCGCGGCGGCGGACGTGTCGATCGACGACGACCTGCCGGGGCTGTCGGCGATCAACCCGGCGTCGGTCGCGATGGTCGCGGCCGGTACGGATGCCGAGTTCACCGCGACCTACACGGTGACCGACGCCGATATCGAGGCTGGTGCGGCGATCGTCAACACTGCGACCGCGAGCGGCACCGGGCCCGGCGGAGTGGTCACCAGCCCGCCGGACGCGACCGAGACGCCGGTGGCTGCCATCGCCCCGGAGCTGACCCTCGAGAAGACCGCCGACCTCGACGACACCGACGGCAACGGAGCAGCGGACGCGGGTGAGGTGATCACCTACACGTTCCTGGTCACCAACTCGGGCAACGTGACGGTCGACGGTGTGGACGTCGACGACCAGATGACCGGCCTGTCCGCCATCACTCCGGCAGGACCGGTTTCCCTCGCGCCCGGCGACCACCAGGAGTTCCAGGCGACCTACACCGTCACCCAGACGGACGTCGACGAGGGCGACCCGATCGACAACACCGCTATCGCTTCTGGTGACCCGGTGCGCGGGGAGCTGGACCCGGTCCAGGACTCCACGAGGACTCCGGTCGCTCCGGCGTTGCCGCAGCTCCAGATCGACAAGTCCGCTGTCCTGGTCGACGCCAACGACAACCGCCGGGCGGACGCAGGCGAGATGATCACCTACTCGTTCACGGTGACCAACAACGGCAACGTGACGATCGACGACGTCGCGGTCGACGACCCGAAGGTCGCCGGGATCACTCCCTCCGCCGTGACGCTGGGACCCGGTGACAGCCAGACGTTCGCGGCCGAGCCGTACGTCGTGACGCAGGCGGACGTCGACGGTGGCCAGCCGATCGTCAACACCGCCACGGCCGACGGCACCCCCGCGCGCGGCACCCTCGAGCCGGCCAGCGACACGGCCACGACGCTGATCGCCCTGCCGACGGGCGGCCTGGTGATCGTGAAGACCGCCGACCTCGACGACACCGACGGGGACGGCTACGCAGACGTCGGCGAGCGGATCAGCTACTCCTTCGTCGTCAGCAACAGCGGCAACCAGACCCAGCGGGACGTCAGCGTCACCGATGAGCGGGTCACCGGAATCGCGCCGGCATCAGTTGCATCGCTCGCCCCCGGCGCCTGGCAGGAGTTCTCCGCGGCGACGTACACCGTCACCCAGGCGGACGTGGACAGCGGCCGGGTGCGCAACGTCGCCACGGCCTCGGGCACCCAGCCCAACGGGGCTCCGCTGACCTCGCCCCCGGACGAGGTGGTCGTGCCGGTCGAGCCCGCCGAGCCGGAGCTGTCGCTGGTGAAGACATCCGACATCACGACCGACCGTGATGACGACGGGAAGGGTGACGAGGGTGACGTGATCACCTACACGCTCACCGTGACCAACGCGGGCAACGTGACCCTGACCGACATCACGGTCATCGACGCGCTGCCTGGCCTCTCGGGCATCACGCCCGCACCGCCCGCGGTCCTGGCTCCGGGTGCGTCCGCGACGTTCACCGCGACCTACGTGGTCACCGCGGACGACGTCGACGCCGGTGACCCCATCGTCAACCACGCGATCGCGACCGGGACGCGCCGCAACCAGGTCGTCGAGGACGACGCGAGCACCGAGACGCTGGTCGACGACGATCCCGACAAGGACGGGGTGCCCAACGAGGAGGAAGAGGACAACGGGACCGACCCCGACGACCCCGACACCGACGACGACGAGATCGACGACGGCGAGGAGATCGAGGGTCCCGGCTCGTGCACCGGCGGGACCGACCCGCTCGACCGCGACACCGACGACGACGGCCTCTCCGACGGCGACGAGGTCGACGGGATCCGGGTGCGCCAGGTGGTCTACACAAAGGTCGGGCACGGCAACGGGCGCACGCGGATCGGCCTGGTCCGTCCCAACCCGTGCCGGGCGGACACGGACCGCGACGGCCTCCGTGACGATCGCGAGATCGCCGGCTTCTCGATCGGGCAGCGGGTCCTCGTGTGGCCCGAGTACGGCGAGAGCTACTGGCTCGGGCTGCGTCGAACCAACCCGGTCGACAGGGACACCGACAACGACGGGCTCACCGACAAGGACGAGGTGACGGGCCGCAAGAACAAGCGCCACGACCGGCACAGGTCAGACCCGGCCCACGTCGACACCGACTACGGCGGTATCCGCGACGGCCGCGAGGTCGCGTCACTGTCGGACCCGTCGGTCGTGTACTCAGGACCGAGCAACCCGTCGGGCAACAAGCGTGGAGGTGCGCTCGGCGGCTGACGCGCCTGCGAGGATGGGGCTCGTGAGCACCGACCTCCACGCCGTCACCGTCCTCGGGCACGACCGGCCCGGGATCATCGCCGAGACCACCGCCGCGCTCGCGGGCCTGGGCCTCAACATCGAGGACTCGACGATGACGCTGCTGCGCGGGCACTTCGCGATGATGCTGCTCTGTCGCGGGGCCGCCGAGCGCGACGCGGTCGAGGCGGCGCTCGCGCCGCTGACCGCCGGGGGTGACCTCGACGTGGCTGTGCGGCCGGTGACCGACCGGCCCGAGCACGCGGCGCCGGGCAGCTCGTGGGTGCTGACCGTCCACGGAGGCGACCGGGCCGGGATCGTCTCCACGGTCGTGGGCGCGGTGGCGTCGTACGGCGGCAACATCACCGACCTCACCACGCGGCTCGCGGGCGACCTCTACCTGCTCGTGGCCGAGCTCGACCTGCCCGCGGACGGCGACGCGACCGCCGTGGAGGCCGCGATCAAGGCCGCCGCCGAGCAGGTCGGGGTGACGGCCACGCTGCGTCCGGCCGAGGCCGACGAGCTGTGAGCCTCAGCCCCGACGAGCAGGACTTGTTGGACGGCTCTGCCCGCGTCGCCGCGTGGACCGAGGCCGACCTCGGCGTCGACGGCAACGTGCTCGAGGTCGTGCGCGCGCCGGCTCCAGTGCTCGCGACCGTCGGCGACGCGGTCGACCCCGTCGCCCCGGAGACCGTGCAGCTGGCGGCCGACCTGGTGGCCACGATGCGCGTCAGCCCCGGCTGCGTCGGCCTCGCCGCCCAGCAGGTCGGTGTCGCCGCCCAGGTGTTCTGCGTGGACGTGACCGAGCACGCCAAGGCCCGTACGACGCACGGCACCTTCGTGCTCTGCAACGCCGAGGTGGTCACGGCGAGCCGCAACGACAAGGCACGCGAGGGCTGCATGAGCGTGCCCGACTTCACCGGCGACGTGAAGCGGGGGAGCCGCCTCGTGGTCCGCGGACAGCTGCCTGGCACCGGCGAGGGGGTCGCGTTCGCGACCGACGCGTTCGAGGCGCGGGCGCTCCAGCACGAGATCGACCACTGCCAGGGGCTGTTGTTCCTGGACCGGGTCGCCGGCACGCACGCCATCTACCCGCGCCAGACCTACTTATAGGGGCATGCTCGTGATCACGCCCCCGTATCCCAATCGGCAGAGGAAGGCGCCTTAAAAGCGCTGCAGTCTGGGTTCGAGTCCCAGCGGGGGCACTTCGGCCGGCTCAGCCCGGGTGGACGAGCTCGAGCGTCCCGTCGCGCCGCTGCCACAGTCCGGCCACGTGCGGGCCGCGCAGCGAGCCGATCCGGCCGGGCGCCCAGGCGTGGTAGAGCAGCCGCAGCGTCTCGCCGTCGCGGAACGCCGACGCGCCGCCGGGCCCGAGCTTGCCGGTGCTCGCGGTGGTCAGCAGCGGGGCGCCGTCGCCGGGCCGGACGCACGGCCCGGTGGGGCCGGCACAGATCGCGTAGCCGGTGGCGTAGGACGGGGTCTTCCACGAGTTCCCGGAGTAGAAGAGGTAGGTGACGCCGCGGAACTGCACCATGCTCGGGTTCTCGATCGTGCGGCCCTCCCACGCCAGCGAGCGGGTGAGCAGCTCGGTGGTCTCCGCCCCGTCGGCGAACCCGGTGCCGTCGGCGGAGAGCTCCCGGATGAAGATCCCGGCGGGCCGTTGCCCGCGGATGCCGGAGAACTTCCACAGCAGCCACGGCGTCCGGTCGTCGTCGACGAACACGTCCGGGTCGATGACGCCGAGCAACGACTGGCCGTAGCAGAGCGGCTCGCCGACCGGCTGGTAGGGGCCGGTGGGGGAGGCGGAGCGGGCGAGGCCGATGCAGTTGTGCCGCTCGCCGCCCAGGGTGCCGCCGGGTGCGGAGTAGGCAGCGGTCCAGCCGTCGCCGACGCGCGCGATGCTCGGCGCCCACAGCCCGCCGGCGGAGCGGCGTACCCACCCGGCCATCGCGGGCAGGCCGTTGCCCGCGACCGACCAGTGGCTGAGGTCGGTGGAGGTGAGCACGGGCAGGTTGGCGCCGCCCGTGTTGGTCGCGACGGCGTACCAGGTGCCCTGGTGGAACGCGATGTCCGGATCGGCGAACACGCCGCCGTAGCCGACGTCGACCGGCGCCGGACGGCTCTGCGGCGGGACCTCGCCGGCGATGCGCTCGGCCTGCTCCGCGAGGTTGGCCGCGTCCTCGGTCGACAGGGCGTCGGACGGCAGCACGTCGTCGGGCAGCTCGGTCGGCAGGTCGCTCGGCGCCGGGATCAGCGGCGCCTCGCTCGTCGTCGCGTCCGCGCGGGGCGCGGCGTCGCGCGGCTGGGCGTCGGAGGAGCACGCTGCGAGCACGCCGAGGGCGGCGATCGCGACGGACGCCGCGGCGCGTCGTACGCCGACGCGAGATCCGGGTGCTCCCACGGCTCCCCCTTCCACCGTTGGCAAAAGGGTAGGGCAATCACGCCGCCCGGGCTTGCCTTCAGGTCAACCTGAACCGGCAGAGTTCCTCCCATGGCCCACCAGCACCAGCACGGACACCAGCACGGACACCAGCACGGACACCGTGACCACGACCACGAGCCGACCCTCGAGGAGCAGCGCGAGGCGCTGACCGCCGAGTTCTGGGATGAGCGGTACGGCGGCAGCGAGCGGGTGTGGAGCGGCAACCCCAACCGGCGGCTGGTCGAGCAGGTCGCCGACCTCCCGGTGGGCACGGCCCTCGACGTCGGCTGTGGCGAGGGTGCCGACGCCATCTGGCTCGCCGAGCAGGGGTGGCAGGTCACGGCCGTCGACGTCTCCGAGGTCGCGCTCGAGCGCACCGCTCGTCACGCGATCGAGAAGGGGGTCGACGAGCGGGTCGAGGTCGGCTTCTACGACGTGCTCGGCGAGCGGTCGCCCCGCAAGCCGCACGGCCGGCCGGGCTTCGACCTCGTCAGCGCGCACTTCATGCACGTGCCGGAGCCCGACTTCGCCGGCGTCTATCGGCGGATCGCGGCCGCGGTCGCGCCCGGCGGGCGGTTGCTGGTCGTCGCGCACCACCCGTTCGACGTCGAGTCGGGAGCCCGCGAGTCCCACGGCCCCGGCCTGCTCTTCGGCCCGGACCGGGTCACCGACGTGCTCGGGACCGACGACTGGGAGGTCGAGGTGGCAGAGGTGCAGCCCCGCGAGCAGGCGACGCCGGACGGGCCGATGGAGGTCAAGGACACGGTGGTGCGGCTCCGGCGTCGCTGATCGCGACTCGCGGGAACGTCCCGAGGGGTCGGGGCGTTGAACCTGACACGAGCATCCCTAGGATGGATGCAGGTGGTGAGCCGCCAGGGAGGCGGCCACCTCGGCCTCGGAGGAGACCATGCGGAGCAACAACCCTGTGTTCAGTCGCTCGGAGGAGTTCAACCGAGCCAACGCCTACGGCAACATGACCTACGGCGGCAACGGCGCGCCCTACCAGGGCTACGGAGCGCCGCAGCAGCCGGTCAACGAGTACGGCGCCCCGGTCGCTCCTCCGGCCCAGAAGACCGGCCGGATGACGATCGACTCGGTCGTCCAGTCCACCGCCATCACGCTCGGCATCGTGCTCGTCACGGCCGCGGCGACCTGGATCCTCACGCCCGCCGTCGAGAGCGAGGAGGCCGTCGGCACGCTGACGCTCGCCCTGCTGCTCGGCTCCGGCGCGGCGTTCATCCTGTCGCTGGTCAACTCGTTCAAGCGGATCGTGAGCCCCGCGCTGGTGATGGCCTTCGCCGTCGCCGAGGGCGTCGCGCTCGGTGCGCTGAGCAAGTTCTACGACGCGGTCTTCGGCGTCGAGAACGCTGACTTCGGCGGCATCGTCGTCCAGGCCGTCGTCGGCACGTTCGCGGCGTTCGCGGGCACGCTGGCGGCGTACAAGTTCTTCAACATCCAGGTCGGGCAGAAGTTCCGCACGTTCGTGATCGCCGCGATGTTCGGCATGGTGGCGCTCAGCCTGATGGAGCTCGTGCTCGGCCTGTTCGGCAGCCAGCTGGGCCTCTTCGAGTTCGGCGGCCTCGGCCTGGTGTTCTCGATCGTCGGCCTGGTGCTCGGCGTGTTCATGCTGATCCTCGACTTCGACTTCATCGAGCAGGGCATCCGCAACGGCCTCCCCGAGCGGGAGTCGTGGCGGGCGTCGTTCGGCCTGCTCGTCAGCCTGGTCTGGATCTACACCAACCTGCTCCGGATCCTGGCGATCCTCCAGCAGGACTGATCGACCCCACCTGATCGAGGGGCCCCGGAGCGATCTGGGGCCCTTCGGCATTTCTCCGGGCGTCGTCGTGGGGTAGGGAAAACTCCACCCCACGAGGCTGCCTGGGCCCATCGAGAGCGGGCCCGCGCTCCGGAAGTGTCGGAGGCACCAAGCACACCGACACAGGAGACACGCCATGCGCACACCAGCACTCGAGGTCCAGGGGCTGACCCGGGTCTACGGCGAGGGCCCGACCGCGGTCACCGCCCTCGACGGCCTCGACCTCACCTTCGCGGCCGGCACGTTCACCGCGGTGATGGGCCCGTCCGGGTCCGGCAAGAGCACCTTCCTGCACTGTGCCGGCCTCCTCGACGACCCCACGAGCGGTCGGGTCGTCGTCGACGGCCAGGACGTCACCGACCTCGGCGAGACCCGCCGTACCCGGCTGCGGCGCGACCGCATCGGGTTCGTCTTCCAGGGCTTCCACCTGATGCCCTACCTGACCGCCAGCCAGAACGTCGAGTTGCCGCTCCGGCTCGCCGGGCGCCGGCCCGACCGCCGCCGGGTCGCCGACCTGCTCGACCGGGTCGGGCTCGCCGATCGCGCCGGCCACATGCCCGGCGAGCTGTCCGGAGGCCAGCAGCAGCGGGTCGCGATCGCGCGAGCGCTCGTCACCGACCCGGCCGTCGTGCTGGCGGACGAGCCGACCGGCGCCCTGGACTCGCACACGGCCCAGTCGGTCCTCGCGCTGCTCCGCAGCGTGGTCGCGGAGCTCGGCGCGACGGTCGTGATGGTGACCCACGACCCGGTCGCGGCGTCCTTCGCCGACTCCGTCGTGTTCCTCGTGGACGGCCGCGCCGCGGGCCGGATGGACCACCCGACTGTCGAGGCCGTCGCCGGCCAGATGGCCCACCTCGACGAGCTGGTCGCCGGGGTGACGTCGTGACCGGCCTGGCCCTGCGCTCGCTGCGACACCGTCCCACCGCCGCGACCGCGACCTTCCTCGCCGTGCTCCTCGGCACGGCGCTCATCGGTTCGTTCGCCATGCTCGCCGAGACCGCGTTCCACACGTCCGGCGACGACCGCGAGAGCCTGATGATCATGGGCACCGTCGTCGGTGGCTGGGGCTCGGCGATCGTGCTCTACGCGGTCGCGTCCACCGCCGGCATCACCGCCACCCAGCGCTCGGCGGAGACCGGGTTGCTGCGGACGATCGGGGCGACCCCTCGCCAGGTGCGCCGGCTGATCGGGCGCGAGTCGTTCGCTGTGTCGCTGGTCGCCGCGGTGCTGGGCTCCGGCATCGCCCTCGGCGGAGGACGGGCGCTGTTCGCGCTGTTGCGCGAGGGCGGGATGGTGTCCGCCGCCACCGATTTCGACGGCGGTCTCATCGCGCTCTCCGCCGCGGCGGTCCTGGTGCTTCTGGCCGCGATGGCCGCGACGACGATCGCCGGGCTGCGCGCGACCCGCGGGTCCGCCCTCGCCTCGCTCCGCGAGGCCGACCTCGAGCCTCGGCGCATGCACTGGTGGCGGATCGTCGTGGGCGGTCTCCTGGCCGCGTACGGCGTGGTGACCGCGGTGATCACGGTGACCGTGACCGGCGACTCCGAGGACCCGTACGCCGCGATGGCGACCTCCGGCGCCGCGTCGATCTACGCCGGTGTCGGCCTCGCGGTGCTGGCCCCCTGGCTGCTGCGCCGCCTCGCGGCGCCGGCCGTCGCGCTCGTGGGCTGGACGCCGAGCGGACATCTGGCAGCGCACAACGCCGTCCGTCGCTCGCACCTGCTCGCCGGCGTGCTCGCGCCGGTCATCGTGCTCACCTCGGCCGCCGTCGGCACCCTGATGCTGGTCGGGATCGACAACCGCACGATGCACGACCCGGCGCAGAAGGAGGCCGGTGAGCTCATCAACATGCTCAACTACGTGGTCACCGGGATGATCTCGCTGTTCGCCGCGATCATGGTCGTCAACGCGTTCGCCGCGGCGATCGCCCACCGCAGGGCCGAGCTCCGCCGGCTCCGGCTGGCCGGTGCGAGCCGGGCCCAGGCCCGTGGCTCGATCGTCGTCGAGGCGGGGATCGTCGCGGGTGTCGGCATCATCGTGGGCCTGCTCGCCTCGCTCACCACGATCGTGCCGTTCGCGATCGCGCGGGACGAGGGCGTGGTGCCCGACGGCCAGCTCTGGCTGCCGCCGCTCATCGCGGCCGGGATCGCCCTGCTGACCCTCGGCTCCGCGCGCGGCGCCGTACAGAAGGTCACTCGCGGGACCGCCCTCCAATGACACACTTCGACGCGATGACCGACTGGTCCGCGCCCATCGGAGGCCTCCGACCCGAGCCGCTCGACGTGCCCACGCTCGTCGAGCGGCTCCGGCTCACCGTGTTCTCGGCCGGGTACGCCGCGGCCGCCGTACCCGCGCTGGCGCTGGCGATCGTGACCCTGGTGGCGATTCCCACCGGGCTGGCCGGTGTCGGCGTCCTGCTCGCGCTCGCCGCCGTGCCCGCGACCCAGGCGCTCACGACCGCCCACCGCCGCGTCAGCGGCCTGCTGCTCGACGACGAGATCACCGCCGCCTACCGCGACACCAGCGACCTGCCGGTGCTCGCCCGGCCGTTCGTCTGGCTGCGGGACGGCGAGCGGTGGCGGGACTTCGGGTTCCTCTGCTTCTCGGCGACGGGCGGTTTCGTCCTCTCGCTGCTGCCTGCGGCGCTGGTCGCCGGCCCGGTGACCTACGCGATCGGTCTCGTCGTCGACACCAGCTGGGCGTGGTTCTGGCTGGCCCTGCTCAGCGGGCCGCTGCTGTTCGTCTGGTGGGTCACGACCCCTGCGCTGGTGCGCGCGCGGGCGCTCGCGGAGCGCGGCATCCTCGGCCGGTCGCGGCTGGAGGCCCGGCTGGAGGAGGTCGAGGAGAGCCGCGCGGAGGTGGTCGACAGCTCGGCCGCCGAGATCCGCCGGATCGAGCGCGACCTCCACGACGGCGCGCAGGCGCGGATCGCCGCGGTGGGCATGAACGTCGGCCTCGCCGAGAAGCTGATGGCGACCGACCCCGAGGCCGCCGCGGCACTGCTGCGCGAGGCCCGCGAGACCACGGTGTCGGCGCTGGAGGACCTGCGGTCGGTCGTCCGCGGCATCCTGCCGCCGGTGCTCGCCGACCAGGGGCTGGCGGGCGCCGTCGAGGCGCTCACCATCGGGCTGCCGCTGCCGGTGACCACGACGTTCGACGACGTGCCGCGGCTGCCCGCGCCGATCGAGTCCGCCGCCTACTTCGCCGTCGCCGAGTGCCTCGCCAACACCGTGAAGCACGCGCAGGCCACCCGGGCGTTCGTGCGCGCGACCCACGACGGCGAGCGGCTGCGGATCGCGGTCGGTGACGACGGCAGGGGCGGCGCCGACCCCGGCGGGTCCGGGCTGACGGGGGTGCACAAGCGGCTCGGCGCCTTCGACGGCACACTGGCCGTCACCAGCCCCGCGGGTGGGCCGACGACGATCACGATGGAGGTGCCGTGCCCGACGCCCTGAGGGCAGTGCTGGCCGAGGATCAGGCGCTGCTGCGCGTCGGGCTCGAG
Proteins encoded in this region:
- a CDS encoding DUF7507 domain-containing protein; protein product: MNRFPMRPTTLSGRALAHLVALVVLLAGAGGLLAAPARAAGDGVLNLTMTPVDASNGNSLVTDARNGAGPAGYATNNRITYLVQYSCGVVACDNTRVQMSTPPSDPLGLLPSGQFILLYDAFAAGSSGGTISGTDATGKVVSLGNLAAGTSGTFAVTYRYQSTSNREVPNGSFYPEGFAIDMSAVISSDTATGPVTANAADVTWHLDSPNGAAPYGPTAVMGPAGGTFRPGVPVNLQVAVNGGNMVVNPGSNVAGSADRYAVGNYTITYQVPPQATIEAVTLMGNPDPTAVIDNVNHTVTWTKGTNPNPVYGARGTWGIASLGGFNSGGPGVNNGAHPDSQAFWNPRSVRVTFDGTQFPGADATGCNFPTAEVQSSLDVSVTYVDPARTTKTINGQKMNAKVACVSPFGGLGVDKRVAGGLAGQFAFGDGNLGGNPAVYATNVPAPGEPPVVRSWQVSAFNHGNVPGVAVIEEPDLVHDHIKVNQITPTGISAAGAPTSVGARIEWSAVDGNGNITNGSDYRASGAPLNAPPGGWFTSATATTDPIAPGRVLPTDNTQEGAVVSFRYAVDDGAIPFVGQRRTNTAHITMTYPGYGNDPGEQPIRTLTGAPMDVEPRGDAVRTVQYTKPSPVLLAAFDGNPVVAGGGSLTAVAPGTEVTWSINGSTNDVWPGTQITPQLMFVAPAGWTIKPGSAVMGGNAPGGVQLQYATRTVDGVQREVVIATWPGPVSPSTTVRDFFGSMSVTAVPLPTAPAGVQAVAAAVAGDASGTWTDAVGEGYLLNDNQFRASTVIHVDAGDLDQDSKLTEEFARTNSTSDVRVTALPGFTVSKEICDPDPALPSGCEWVVAGPTDPVALPTDEEIKYRVTMTNSGNVNLTNAVAVDVLPYDGDGRGSEFDQTFAGSTDVGAGIVLSYSTSRTPGAGDWTAPAAGAAAVRLTAASLPIGASRSVVLTTDPVNGAAGDLSCNNLTVSSAQTIAATTTRRCAELFAVTPPDPELALVKEAELTTDAGTTGVADAGDVITYTFTVDNLGPSAAADVSIDDDLPGLSAINPASVAMVAAGTDAEFTATYTVTDADIEAGAAIVNTATASGTGPGGVVTSPPDATETPVAAIAPELTLEKTADLDDTDGNGAADAGEVITYTFLVTNSGNVTVDGVDVDDQMTGLSAITPAGPVSLAPGDHQEFQATYTVTQTDVDEGDPIDNTAIASGDPVRGELDPVQDSTRTPVAPALPQLQIDKSAVLVDANDNRRADAGEMITYSFTVTNNGNVTIDDVAVDDPKVAGITPSAVTLGPGDSQTFAAEPYVVTQADVDGGQPIVNTATADGTPARGTLEPASDTATTLIALPTGGLVIVKTADLDDTDGDGYADVGERISYSFVVSNSGNQTQRDVSVTDERVTGIAPASVASLAPGAWQEFSAATYTVTQADVDSGRVRNVATASGTQPNGAPLTSPPDEVVVPVEPAEPELSLVKTSDITTDRDDDGKGDEGDVITYTLTVTNAGNVTLTDITVIDALPGLSGITPAPPAVLAPGASATFTATYVVTADDVDAGDPIVNHAIATGTRRNQVVEDDASTETLVDDDPDKDGVPNEEEEDNGTDPDDPDTDDDEIDDGEEIEGPGSCTGGTDPLDRDTDDDGLSDGDEVDGIRVRQVVYTKVGHGNGRTRIGLVRPNPCRADTDRDGLRDDREIAGFSIGQRVLVWPEYGESYWLGLRRTNPVDRDTDNDGLTDKDEVTGRKNKRHDRHRSDPAHVDTDYGGIRDGREVASLSDPSVVYSGPSNPSGNKRGGALGG
- a CDS encoding glycine cleavage system protein R yields the protein MSTDLHAVTVLGHDRPGIIAETTAALAGLGLNIEDSTMTLLRGHFAMMLLCRGAAERDAVEAALAPLTAGGDLDVAVRPVTDRPEHAAPGSSWVLTVHGGDRAGIVSTVVGAVASYGGNITDLTTRLAGDLYLLVAELDLPADGDATAVEAAIKAAAEQVGVTATLRPAEADEL
- a CDS encoding peptide deformylase, which gives rise to MDGSARVAAWTEADLGVDGNVLEVVRAPAPVLATVGDAVDPVAPETVQLAADLVATMRVSPGCVGLAAQQVGVAAQVFCVDVTEHAKARTTHGTFVLCNAEVVTASRNDKAREGCMSVPDFTGDVKRGSRLVVRGQLPGTGEGVAFATDAFEARALQHEIDHCQGLLFLDRVAGTHAIYPRQTYL